The Yoonia sp. SS1-5 genome contains a region encoding:
- a CDS encoding metal ABC transporter ATP-binding protein — protein sequence MPLIDARHLGFGQGGQQILQDVSLALEPGEIVTIVGPNGSGKSTLLRLLIGAIKPQKGRVDHAPGLRIGYVPQKLHIDPTLPITVNRFLRLPVPVGKQEIADALHVAGVPHVGDRQMADLSGGQFQRVLLARAVLGRPDVLMLDEATQGLDQPGSAAFYQQIDAVRRDIGCAILMVSHELHVVMSASDRVICLNGHICCEGAPEVVTATAEYRELFGTGTGGALALYRHEHDHGHDHGHDHHHHNEAAE from the coding sequence ATGCCATTGATTGACGCGCGCCATCTGGGGTTCGGGCAGGGGGGGCAACAGATATTGCAGGATGTCAGCCTCGCCCTAGAGCCGGGCGAGATCGTGACCATTGTCGGCCCGAACGGGTCGGGGAAATCCACGCTGCTGCGGTTGCTGATCGGGGCCATCAAGCCGCAGAAAGGACGTGTTGACCATGCGCCCGGCCTGCGGATCGGCTATGTGCCGCAAAAGCTGCATATCGACCCGACCCTGCCCATCACCGTCAACCGCTTCCTGCGCCTGCCCGTCCCGGTCGGAAAGCAAGAGATTGCTGACGCGCTGCATGTCGCGGGTGTGCCACATGTCGGTGACCGGCAAATGGCGGATCTGTCAGGCGGGCAGTTTCAACGGGTATTGCTGGCGCGGGCCGTGCTGGGCCGCCCCGATGTGTTGATGCTTGATGAGGCCACGCAGGGGTTGGATCAACCGGGCTCGGCTGCGTTTTATCAGCAGATTGATGCGGTGCGCCGCGATATTGGCTGCGCGATCCTGATGGTCAGTCACGAGCTGCACGTGGTGATGAGCGCCTCTGACAGGGTGATCTGCCTTAACGGCCATATCTGCTGCGAAGGCGCGCCCGAGGTGGTGACCGCGACTGCAGAGTATCGCGAACTCTTTGGGACGGGCACGGGCGGCGCGCTCGCGCTCTACCGGCACGAGCATGATCACGGGCATGATCATGGGCACGACCATCACCATCACAACGAGGCTGCGGAATAG
- a CDS encoding metal ABC transporter permease, whose protein sequence is MLDDFLIRAALAGVGTAIIAGLLGCFVVWRRMAYFGDATAHAAVLGVALALAFKVSIIAGVGLVAVVMALIIHWLSDKGHAVDTLLGVLAHAALALGLVAVTLIPGQRVDLDAYLFGDVLTVTQGDLGVIWGGVLIVGFILWRRWAAMLTATLSPDLAHAAGIDPRREQLILTLMLAGVVAVSIKVVGALLITALLIIPAATARRFVHTPERMALLSVCIGAMAALGGLQMALALDTPIGPSIICIAALMFLLSLISEQLRRIGA, encoded by the coding sequence ATGTTGGATGACTTTCTGATCCGGGCAGCGCTTGCAGGTGTGGGGACTGCGATCATTGCGGGCCTTTTGGGGTGTTTCGTCGTGTGGCGGCGGATGGCCTATTTCGGCGATGCGACCGCGCATGCGGCTGTTCTGGGGGTCGCATTGGCGCTGGCGTTCAAGGTCAGCATCATCGCAGGTGTGGGGCTGGTCGCCGTGGTCATGGCGCTGATCATCCATTGGCTTAGTGACAAGGGGCATGCGGTTGATACGCTTTTGGGGGTGCTGGCACATGCGGCTTTGGCGCTGGGACTGGTGGCTGTCACCCTTATCCCCGGGCAGCGCGTTGACCTTGATGCCTATCTGTTTGGTGACGTGCTGACGGTCACGCAGGGCGATCTGGGCGTGATCTGGGGCGGGGTGCTGATTGTCGGCTTTATCCTTTGGCGGCGCTGGGCGGCAATGCTGACCGCCACGCTTAGCCCTGATCTGGCCCATGCGGCAGGCATTGATCCGCGCCGGGAACAACTGATCCTGACATTGATGCTGGCGGGTGTTGTCGCGGTGTCGATCAAGGTCGTGGGCGCGCTGCTGATCACCGCATTGCTGATCATCCCCGCGGCAACGGCGCGACGATTCGTACACACACCCGAGCGGATGGCCCTGCTATCCGTCTGCATCGGGGCGATGGCCGCACTGGGGGGACTGCAGATGGCGCTTGCGCTTGATACGCCGATTGGGCCGTCCATCATCTGCATTGCAGCCCTTATGTTCCTATTGTCGTTAATTAGTGAACAATTGCGTCGGATTGGCGCTTAA
- a CDS encoding CAP domain-containing protein, with the protein MKRIVTLIAGMLMAVIGSQAAAANCGTPANVNTLASEIAAGLNASRRANGQSELVFNRQLGRAAMVHACDMTVNNFFDHRGSDGSNSQARVQKTGYNDCIVAENLAWGYPQSEQIINGWMKSPGHRRNMLHPRIEEFGIGITEGPKGPYWVLVVGKSC; encoded by the coding sequence ATGAAACGCATCGTGACCCTTATTGCGGGCATGCTGATGGCTGTCATCGGCAGCCAGGCGGCAGCTGCCAATTGCGGGACCCCCGCCAATGTGAATACGCTGGCTTCGGAGATTGCGGCGGGCCTGAATGCAAGCCGACGGGCCAATGGTCAATCCGAACTGGTTTTCAACCGCCAGCTTGGTCGCGCTGCCATGGTGCATGCTTGCGACATGACTGTGAACAACTTCTTTGATCACCGCGGATCGGATGGTTCGAACTCGCAGGCGCGGGTCCAGAAGACCGGCTACAACGACTGTATCGTGGCTGAAAACCTTGCCTGGGGCTATCCGCAGTCCGAGCAGATTATCAATGGCTGGATGAAATCCCCCGGACACCGCCGCAACATGCTGCACCCTCGGATCGAGGAATTCGGTATTGGGATTACGGAAGGCCCCAAAGGTCCTTATTGGGTGCTGGTCGTCGGCAAAAGCTGCTGA
- the dtd gene encoding D-aminoacyl-tRNA deacylase gives MRALLQRVTEAAVRVDGQVIGEIGPGLLILVCAMDGDDATQPGQLARKISKLRIFADEAGKMNKSLVDTGGSALIVSQFILAADTSRGNRPGFSTAATPQLGIHTATGAFGADMAVSLVNDGPVTIWMDTAA, from the coding sequence GTGAGGGCATTGCTGCAACGGGTCACCGAAGCTGCTGTGCGTGTTGACGGTCAGGTTATCGGTGAAATCGGTCCGGGGCTGCTTATTCTGGTGTGCGCGATGGACGGCGATGATGCCACCCAACCCGGACAACTGGCCCGGAAGATCAGCAAGCTGCGCATATTCGCAGACGAGGCCGGGAAGATGAACAAATCACTTGTTGATACGGGTGGCAGCGCGTTGATTGTCAGCCAATTTATACTTGCCGCTGATACATCCCGCGGCAACAGGCCCGGCTTTTCGACCGCTGCCACACCACAGCTTGGCATTCACACCGCGACAGGTGCCTTTGGGGCGGATATGGCGGTGAGCCTTGTCAATGACGGGCCGGTGACCATCTGGATGGATACGGCCGCATAA
- a CDS encoding carbohydrate kinase, whose translation MILCCGEALIDMLPRQTTDGGNAFAPHAGGAVFNTAIALGRLGAPVQFFSGLSSDLFGDILRHELTASGVDSSPVAISDRPTTLAFVTLTDGHASYAFYDENTAGRMLSDDDLPPVQADALFFGGISLVVEPCGAVYQHLMQREAPTKVTMIDPNIRPSFITDEAAYRQRLNSMLGMADIIKTSDEDLAWITGGTDARALFDGGAKAAVILLTRGADGVTVLTRDDQADVAAEKATVVDTVGAGDTFSAGFLAHLQRSGHLTKDNFAQTSLDDLQAATAFGAKVAAITVSRAGANPPWAHEL comes from the coding sequence ATGATACTGTGTTGCGGCGAAGCCCTGATCGACATGTTGCCCCGGCAGACCACCGACGGCGGCAACGCCTTTGCCCCGCATGCCGGGGGTGCGGTGTTCAACACGGCCATCGCATTGGGCCGGCTGGGCGCACCGGTGCAATTCTTTTCCGGCCTCTCATCTGATCTGTTCGGGGACATCCTGCGCCACGAACTGACCGCATCCGGGGTTGATAGCAGCCCCGTCGCCATCAGCGACCGGCCCACGACGCTGGCATTTGTGACCCTGACTGACGGGCATGCCTCTTACGCGTTTTATGATGAAAATACCGCCGGGCGCATGCTGTCGGACGATGACCTGCCACCGGTGCAGGCCGACGCGTTGTTTTTCGGTGGCATCAGCCTTGTGGTTGAACCTTGCGGCGCGGTCTATCAGCACCTGATGCAGCGCGAGGCGCCGACAAAGGTGACAATGATCGACCCCAATATCAGACCGTCCTTCATCACCGATGAAGCCGCCTATCGCCAGCGGCTGAATAGTATGCTGGGCATGGCAGACATCATCAAGACATCTGACGAGGATCTTGCATGGATCACCGGCGGTACCGATGCACGGGCGTTGTTCGATGGCGGCGCAAAGGCGGCTGTCATTTTGCTGACACGCGGGGCCGATGGCGTCACCGTTCTGACCCGTGACGATCAGGCCGATGTTGCGGCTGAAAAGGCCACGGTGGTCGACACGGTCGGGGCGGGCGACACATTCAGTGCCGGCTTCCTCGCCCATCTGCAGCGCAGCGGGCATCTGACAAAGGATAATTTCGCACAAACCAGCCTCGACGATCTGCAAGCAGCCACAGCATTCGGCGCAAAAGTTGCCGCCATTACCGTCAGCCGCGCGGGTGCAAATCCACCCTGGGCGCACGAATTGTGA
- a CDS encoding TFIIB-type zinc finger domain-containing protein — MAQAEHRFPCDTCGSDLRFDPGDDQLVCDHCGNVEPIDGTHATTGGIKELDFRTAVNDRLADEEIEETRVINCPNCGASTEFDADTHAAECPFCATPVVTDTGTHRHIKPRGLLPFELDEKTARGALTDWLGSLWFAPNGLTEYARKGRKMNGIYVPYWTFDADTKSSYRGQRGTYYYETKTVMRDGKKKKVRVRKTKWRSASGRVARFFDDVLVLASRSLPKKYTDGLEPWDLSALEPYEPAYLAGFRAEGYQVELTEGFTEARAYMDRMILRDVKYDIGGDKQRVQDVDTAISDVTFKHILLPVWLAAYKYRGQTYRFVVNGRTGRVQGERPYSAWKIAFAVIVGLIIALIAGFVIANSQ, encoded by the coding sequence ATGGCACAGGCAGAACACCGTTTTCCCTGCGATACATGCGGATCAGACCTGCGGTTTGACCCGGGCGATGACCAGCTTGTCTGCGATCACTGCGGCAATGTGGAACCAATCGACGGGACACACGCCACCACCGGCGGCATCAAGGAGCTTGATTTTCGAACAGCCGTCAATGATCGGCTGGCTGACGAGGAGATCGAGGAAACCCGCGTCATCAACTGCCCCAATTGCGGGGCCAGCACGGAATTTGATGCCGATACCCATGCGGCTGAATGCCCGTTCTGCGCAACACCGGTGGTCACGGATACCGGGACGCATCGGCATATCAAGCCACGTGGATTGCTGCCATTTGAACTTGACGAGAAAACCGCCCGTGGGGCCTTAACCGACTGGCTGGGCAGCTTGTGGTTTGCGCCAAACGGGTTGACCGAATACGCGCGCAAGGGTCGCAAGATGAACGGCATCTATGTTCCCTACTGGACTTTTGATGCCGATACCAAAAGCAGCTATCGCGGCCAGCGCGGCACATATTACTACGAAACCAAGACCGTCATGCGCGATGGCAAGAAAAAGAAGGTGCGCGTACGCAAGACAAAATGGCGGTCCGCCTCGGGGCGGGTCGCGCGTTTCTTTGACGACGTGCTTGTGCTTGCCTCACGATCCTTGCCCAAGAAATACACCGACGGGCTGGAACCGTGGGACCTGTCCGCATTGGAACCCTACGAGCCTGCATATCTGGCCGGATTTCGTGCCGAAGGGTATCAGGTTGAACTGACCGAAGGTTTCACCGAAGCCCGCGCCTATATGGACCGGATGATCCTGCGTGACGTCAAATACGATATCGGCGGCGACAAGCAGCGGGTTCAGGATGTTGATACCGCCATCAGCGATGTGACGTTCAAACATATCCTGCTTCCCGTCTGGCTGGCGGCTTATAAATATCGGGGACAAACCTACCGGTTTGTGGTCAACGGACGCACGGGCCGGGTCCAGGGCGAACGCCCCTATTCGGCCTGGAAGATCGCCTTTGCGGTGATTGTCGGACTGATTATTGCATTGATCGCAGGATTTGTTATCGCTAACAGCCAATAA